From the Nocardiopsis changdeensis genome, one window contains:
- a CDS encoding CU044_5270 family protein, translating to MNELDHLRDLRSRVPERSPEELALLTGWRPGGRDFRPVRRPRLLPLALSGAAVVAAAALFLALVVFPGPLTVGVGPATEPSGEATEADAPAWDAMAPIIEAVRNQPVDGDVWYQRLTWGEARGLGPEGDRYGVHHIRSNEAWSWSGESSEVEYVPADAEASLSARRHGPAAWALVDERHRAAWERDGSPESWSHEETGDGPIPDASDIEGELLGPSGAGWYLAGEMREHRDLQELPSSPEALREMILAYDDPDAPSGEEDRLFSEIDHNLATPLPPETMAGMYTVLAGLSGLRPLGEVTDVAGRVTVGVAYTPADPGGFGTVEHRLHFDPVTGLLVSREQVVIEPSTSVTDWCEPGDLVDYITYETAWIAEPPL from the coding sequence GTGAACGAGCTCGACCACCTGAGGGACCTGAGGTCCCGCGTCCCCGAGCGCTCCCCCGAGGAGCTGGCGCTCCTCACCGGATGGCGGCCGGGCGGGAGGGACTTCCGGCCGGTGCGCCGACCACGCCTGCTGCCACTGGCGCTGAGCGGGGCCGCGGTCGTCGCGGCGGCCGCCCTGTTCCTGGCGCTGGTGGTGTTCCCCGGACCGCTCACGGTCGGCGTGGGGCCGGCCACCGAGCCCTCCGGGGAGGCGACGGAGGCGGACGCCCCCGCCTGGGACGCGATGGCCCCGATCATCGAGGCGGTCCGGAACCAGCCCGTCGACGGCGACGTCTGGTACCAGCGGCTCACCTGGGGAGAGGCCCGGGGCCTGGGCCCCGAGGGGGACAGATACGGCGTCCACCACATCCGTTCCAACGAGGCGTGGAGCTGGTCGGGCGAATCGTCCGAAGTGGAGTACGTTCCGGCGGACGCAGAGGCGAGCCTGAGCGCCCGCCGCCACGGCCCGGCCGCCTGGGCCCTCGTGGACGAGAGGCACCGGGCCGCGTGGGAGCGTGACGGCTCCCCTGAGTCCTGGTCCCACGAGGAGACCGGCGACGGACCGATCCCCGACGCCTCGGACATCGAAGGCGAACTCCTCGGCCCCAGCGGCGCCGGCTGGTACCTGGCGGGCGAGATGCGGGAGCACCGGGACCTCCAGGAACTGCCCTCCTCCCCGGAGGCGCTGCGGGAGATGATCCTCGCGTACGACGACCCGGACGCGCCCTCGGGCGAGGAGGACCGGCTCTTCTCGGAGATCGACCACAACCTGGCCACCCCCCTTCCCCCCGAGACGATGGCCGGCATGTACACCGTCCTGGCCGGGCTCTCCGGTCTGCGGCCGCTCGGTGAGGTGACGGACGTGGCCGGTCGGGTCACCGTGGGCGTGGCCTACACCCCCGCCGACCCCGGGGGTTTCGGCACCGTCGAGCACCGTCTCCACTTCGACCCCGTCACCGGTCTGCTGGTCTCACGCGAACAGGTGGTGATCGAGCCCTCCACCTCCGTGACCGACTGGTGCGAGCCCGGAGACCTGGTCGACTACATCACCTACGAGACCGCCTGGATCGCCGAGCCGCCGCTGTAG
- a CDS encoding RNA polymerase sigma factor encodes MSPTASRAFPPEEAESDASVVRRSLHEPTDFGEIFRRHAPALHRYAARRLGSAEADDVVAETFHIAFRKRHRYDPAYPDARPWLWRIAANLIRRHHRTETRHYRALARTGVDPVMEGHADRVGERVDAASVSASLAGSLAGLSKGDRDVLLLIAWGELTYEETASVLGIPVGTVRSRLHRARRRLRADLPASAVDHQEVTR; translated from the coding sequence ATGTCCCCCACCGCCTCCAGGGCGTTCCCGCCCGAAGAAGCGGAGAGCGACGCGTCGGTCGTCCGCCGGTCACTGCACGAGCCCACCGACTTCGGTGAGATCTTCCGCCGGCACGCGCCCGCACTGCACCGCTACGCGGCCCGGAGGCTCGGCTCCGCCGAAGCCGACGACGTGGTCGCCGAGACCTTCCACATCGCCTTCCGCAAGCGGCACCGCTACGACCCGGCGTACCCCGACGCGCGCCCGTGGCTGTGGCGGATCGCCGCCAACCTCATCCGCAGGCACCACCGCACCGAGACCCGCCACTACCGCGCCCTGGCGCGGACCGGCGTCGACCCGGTCATGGAGGGGCACGCCGACCGGGTCGGCGAGCGTGTGGACGCCGCCTCGGTGTCGGCCTCCCTGGCCGGCTCCCTGGCGGGGCTGTCCAAGGGCGACCGCGACGTCCTGCTGCTCATCGCCTGGGGCGAGCTGACCTACGAGGAGACCGCCTCGGTGCTGGGCATCCCCGTGGGCACCGTGCGCTCCCGGCTGCACCGCGCGCGCAGGCGCCTGCGCGCCGACCTGCCCGCATCCGCCGTCGACCACCAGGAGGTGACCCGGTGA
- a CDS encoding lysylphosphatidylglycerol synthase domain-containing protein, with product MLARLRRDPWVRSALVVLLCACAAWALHGHWEQARDAALSLPLWTLPLAVLAGMAGLTAQMMAWRALLAGLGSPLPVPVAARVMFVGQLGKYLPGSVWAFVAQVELARDREVPRVRGTAATLLAVGVTVAAGLAVAAVALPLSSAEAARTWWWALALAPLLLAGLHPRVVRWGVRLAARPFARFREVAEAGPLDIGGRAMAATLGWTLAAWVPLGLHLWVLVWAVGGDPRGALAPAVGAYALAWTLGLLVVFAPAGLGVREAVLVVALAPVVDAGAALVAAVLSRLVMTAADVAWAGLSVPLSRLGDRSADADGPRSGPA from the coding sequence GTGCTCGCTCGACTGCGCCGCGACCCCTGGGTGCGATCGGCGCTGGTGGTCCTGCTGTGCGCGTGCGCCGCGTGGGCGCTGCACGGGCACTGGGAGCAGGCGCGCGACGCCGCGCTGTCCCTTCCGCTGTGGACGCTGCCGCTGGCGGTGCTGGCCGGGATGGCCGGGCTGACCGCGCAGATGATGGCCTGGCGCGCGCTGCTGGCCGGGCTGGGCTCGCCGCTGCCGGTGCCGGTGGCGGCGCGGGTGATGTTCGTGGGCCAGCTGGGCAAGTACCTGCCGGGCTCGGTGTGGGCGTTCGTGGCCCAGGTGGAGCTGGCCCGCGACCGCGAGGTGCCCCGGGTCCGGGGCACGGCGGCGACCCTGCTCGCGGTGGGGGTGACGGTGGCCGCGGGGCTCGCGGTGGCCGCGGTGGCGCTGCCGCTGTCCTCGGCGGAGGCCGCCCGGACGTGGTGGTGGGCGCTGGCCCTGGCCCCGCTGCTGCTGGCCGGGCTGCACCCGCGCGTGGTGCGGTGGGGGGTGCGCCTGGCGGCGCGCCCGTTCGCCCGGTTCCGGGAGGTCGCCGAGGCCGGCCCGCTGGACATCGGCGGCCGGGCGATGGCGGCGACGCTGGGGTGGACCCTGGCGGCGTGGGTACCGCTGGGCCTGCACCTGTGGGTGCTCGTGTGGGCGGTGGGCGGCGACCCCCGGGGGGCGCTGGCCCCGGCCGTGGGGGCGTACGCGCTGGCGTGGACGCTGGGCCTGCTGGTGGTGTTCGCCCCGGCCGGGCTGGGCGTGCGCGAGGCGGTGCTGGTGGTGGCCCTGGCCCCGGTCGTGGACGCCGGGGCGGCGCTGGTCGCGGCGGTGCTGTCACGGCTGGTCATGACGGCCGCCGACGTCGCGTGGGCGGGGCTGTCGGTGCCGCTGTCCCGGCTCGGGGACCGCTCGGCGGACGCGGACGGGCCGCGGTCCGGACCGGCGTGA
- a CDS encoding bifunctional FO biosynthesis protein CofGH encodes MTGANEPAPTPSAVRRALARARDGKTLDAAEAEVLLHARGEDLETLLGYASRVRDAGLEAAGRPGVVTYSRKVFVPLTRLCRDRCHYCTFATVPGRLESPFMSPDEVLDIARRGAAMGCKEALITLGDRPEDRWRQAAEWLDAHGYDDTLSYVRAVSIMILEETGLLPHLNPGVLTWADFQRLKPVAPSMGMMLETTSRRLFEEKGQPHYGSPDKDPAVRLRALEDAGRTSVPFTTGILLGIGETFADRAESIFAMRSVARRHGGIQEVIVQNFRAKPDTAMMHRADAEIDEMAATIAVTRLVMGPRAHIQAPPNLIGGQDGGRDEYALMLRAGIDDWGGVSPLTADHVNPERPWPQIDDLAARTAAQGFELRERLTAYPEYVLAGEPWLDPRLRAHVEALADPETGLAREDAPVVGRPWQEPEAVLADTGRTDLHTAVDTEGRTGDRRGDFDSVYGDWESLREGVDREGAVPRRFDPEVADALRAAEKDPAGLSDAHALALLHTDGPELEALAELADGLRRDAVGDDVTFVVTRNINFTNVCYTGCRFCAFAQRRTDADAYTLSLDQVADRAEEAWNAGATEVCMQGGIHPDLPGTAYFDIAAAVRERVPGMHVHAFSPMEVVNGAARTNLPVREWLTRARDAGLGSIPGTAAEILDDEIRWVLTKGKLPASEWIEVITTAHDLGIPTTSTMMYGHVDSPRHWVAHIKLLRSLQERSLERNGRPGFTEFVPLPFVHTSAPIYLAGLARTGPTVRENRAVHALARLLLHGAIDNIQCSWVKLAEDTCRLLLRGGVNDVGGTLMEETISRMAGSDQGSYKTITDIRALVGPTGRPLRQRTTLYGEVPEERRAVAEASDGVAPSILRRSLPLV; translated from the coding sequence ATGACCGGTGCGAACGAACCCGCCCCCACGCCGTCCGCCGTGCGCCGCGCCCTGGCCCGCGCCCGCGACGGCAAGACCCTGGACGCCGCCGAGGCGGAGGTCCTGCTGCACGCGCGCGGCGAGGACCTGGAGACCCTCCTGGGATACGCCTCCCGGGTGCGCGACGCGGGCCTGGAGGCGGCCGGCCGGCCCGGTGTGGTGACCTACAGCCGCAAGGTGTTCGTCCCCCTCACCCGCCTGTGCCGGGACCGCTGCCACTACTGCACCTTCGCGACCGTGCCCGGCCGCCTGGAATCGCCGTTCATGTCCCCCGACGAGGTCCTCGACATCGCCCGCCGGGGCGCCGCGATGGGCTGCAAGGAGGCCCTCATCACCCTGGGGGACCGCCCCGAGGACCGGTGGAGGCAGGCCGCCGAGTGGCTCGACGCCCACGGCTACGACGACACCCTGTCCTACGTGCGCGCCGTCTCCATCATGATCCTGGAGGAGACCGGGCTGCTGCCCCACCTCAACCCGGGCGTGCTCACCTGGGCCGACTTCCAGCGCCTCAAGCCCGTCGCCCCGTCCATGGGCATGATGCTGGAGACCACCTCCCGGCGGCTGTTCGAGGAGAAGGGGCAGCCCCACTACGGCAGCCCCGACAAGGACCCGGCCGTGCGCCTGCGCGCCCTGGAGGACGCGGGCCGCACCAGCGTCCCCTTCACGACCGGGATCCTGCTGGGCATCGGGGAGACGTTCGCCGACCGGGCCGAGTCCATCTTCGCGATGCGCTCCGTCGCCCGCCGCCACGGCGGGATCCAGGAGGTCATCGTCCAGAACTTCCGCGCCAAGCCGGACACCGCGATGATGCACCGGGCCGACGCCGAGATCGACGAGATGGCCGCCACCATCGCCGTCACCCGCCTGGTCATGGGGCCCAGGGCGCACATCCAGGCCCCGCCCAACCTCATCGGCGGGCAGGACGGCGGCCGCGACGAGTACGCCCTCATGCTCCGCGCGGGCATCGACGACTGGGGTGGCGTCTCCCCGCTCACCGCCGACCACGTGAACCCGGAGCGGCCCTGGCCGCAGATCGACGACCTGGCCGCCCGCACCGCCGCCCAGGGGTTCGAGCTCAGGGAACGGCTCACCGCGTACCCGGAGTACGTCCTGGCCGGCGAGCCGTGGCTCGACCCGCGGCTGCGGGCGCACGTCGAGGCCCTGGCGGACCCCGAGACCGGCCTGGCCCGCGAGGACGCCCCCGTGGTGGGCCGCCCCTGGCAGGAGCCCGAGGCCGTGCTGGCCGACACCGGGCGCACCGACCTGCACACCGCGGTGGACACCGAGGGCCGCACCGGCGACCGGCGCGGCGACTTCGACTCGGTGTACGGCGACTGGGAGTCCCTGCGCGAGGGCGTCGACCGCGAGGGCGCGGTGCCCCGCCGGTTCGACCCGGAGGTCGCCGACGCCCTGCGCGCCGCGGAGAAGGACCCCGCCGGGCTCTCCGACGCCCACGCCCTGGCCCTGCTGCACACCGACGGGCCCGAGCTGGAGGCCCTGGCGGAGCTGGCCGACGGGCTGCGCCGCGACGCGGTCGGCGACGACGTCACGTTCGTGGTCACCCGGAACATCAACTTCACCAACGTCTGCTACACCGGCTGCCGGTTCTGCGCGTTCGCGCAGCGCCGCACCGACGCCGACGCCTACACCCTGTCCCTGGACCAGGTGGCCGACCGGGCCGAGGAGGCGTGGAACGCGGGCGCCACCGAGGTGTGCATGCAGGGCGGCATCCACCCCGACCTGCCGGGCACCGCCTACTTCGACATCGCCGCCGCCGTCCGCGAGCGCGTCCCGGGCATGCACGTCCACGCGTTCAGCCCGATGGAGGTGGTCAACGGCGCGGCGCGCACGAACCTGCCCGTCCGCGAGTGGCTCACCCGGGCCCGCGACGCGGGGCTCGGGTCGATCCCGGGCACCGCGGCGGAGATCCTCGACGACGAGATCCGCTGGGTCCTCACCAAGGGCAAGCTCCCGGCGAGCGAGTGGATCGAGGTCATCACCACCGCGCACGACCTGGGCATCCCCACCACGTCGACGATGATGTACGGGCACGTGGACTCGCCCCGCCACTGGGTGGCGCACATCAAGCTGCTGCGCTCGCTCCAGGAGCGCTCCCTGGAGCGCAACGGGCGGCCGGGGTTCACCGAGTTCGTGCCGCTGCCGTTCGTGCACACCAGCGCGCCCATCTACCTGGCCGGCCTGGCCCGCACCGGCCCCACCGTCCGGGAGAACCGGGCGGTGCACGCGCTGGCCCGCCTGCTGCTGCACGGGGCGATCGACAACATCCAGTGCTCGTGGGTGAAGCTCGCCGAGGACACCTGCCGCCTGCTGCTGCGCGGCGGGGTCAACGACGTGGGCGGCACCCTGATGGAGGAGACGATCAGCCGGATGGCGGGCTCGGACCAGGGCTCGTACAAGACCATCACCGACATCCGCGCGCTGGTCGGGCCCACCGGCCGCCCGCTGCGCCAGCGCACCACCCTCTACGGCGAGGTCCCCGAGGAGCGCCGCGCCGTCGCCGAGGCCAGCGACGGCGTCGCCCCGAGCATCCTCCGCCGCTCCCTCCCCCTCGTCTGA